The Corvus hawaiiensis isolate bCorHaw1 chromosome 1, bCorHaw1.pri.cur, whole genome shotgun sequence genomic sequence GCCAGTCTCTCTCTGGTTGTGGCCTCCCCAGTCCCTCAATTCTCTTCTCTCCAGGAGCCAGGGCACAAGCCCTCAGAGTCCCAATGTCACCACCCTGATGCATTTCCAGGACTGCACctgagggatggaggaggaggatatTGCTGTAGAGATGAGTACAAGTTTGAACTTGAGGGATATTTGTGGCTGCATCAGGGTTTCTGCAGTCCCCACATTCCCCCTGCTCTCTGTCCCTCCTTCCTGACCCGATACCCCACAAAGCCTctgcttttcccccctcacGCAGGGGCTctccccaggctggagcatctcAACAGCGAGGCGAGAGGAGCACAGCACGCGTTTGGTGCTGGCCTTTGCCCTCTCCCCGCAGCAGAGAgtcgtgtccctgtccccctgctgcttccctgcactTGCCTCGCCCCTCGGGCGCTGTCCCTACTGCTTGCAGCTGTAGACCACCTCCTCCTGCATGCACTGCTGGCACTCCACGTAGCAGCACCACTGCACCTGGCAGTGGCACGAGAAGGTCACCAGCCGGCTCTGGGTGTTGTAGCCCCTCCCGCAGCACATGCTGTCGCAGTTGCCCTCCCGGGAGCAGGTCCTCCCCGCGGTGCCCAGGGAGTATTTGCTGGGCCGGCAGAAGCTGGGGGAGTCCTCCACGTACACCAGGTCCgtggggcggggcagggcggggtGCTTGGCGGAGTGGCCGTGCCTGTGCGGCCCCGCCAGCTCCGAGTGTCCCACGGCGTCGTTGCTGGTGCTGAAGACCTTGACGGCGTCGTCGTAGCGCAGCTTCAGGAGCCGCCCGATCTCGTGGAAAGGCgagagctgcttccagcacGTCCGGACGGCGCAGGAGCCGGACACGCCGTGGCACTTGCACGTGGTTTTGAGGCCGTTCTTCACCGCctgatgaggaagaggagtggTGGTTATttacctgccaggacctagatCTGGTAGAGGCAACAGCTCAGGTCGCAGACAGCTGCAAGCACTTCAGTTTTATTGGCATTATTTCTATTCCATGGAGGGAAAAgtgttaataatttttaaaaaaccagagGAATGGCTACAGAGTTGACTGGTGAGCCAGGGAGTGAATAGCCTGAGGATAACCAGCTGAACACCAAGTAAGTTCTTAAATAAGTTCTTATTAATTCTATTTGGCATAGTAGGAGCAGTCAGCCATAAAACCGAGTATCTCCAGCATGGTGGACTCCTTTTGGTATATTCAAAGGAAGACAGTGCTCTAATTAAACAGTAATCGGACTCAGTAAATGGGAGACAATGTAAGTCAGTAGCCTGTAACCTACAGGTCAAAATGCTCAATCTGATGGTCTCCCTGACCCAAAGCTGTGACATGACTCGTTCCATAGCAGGTCACCAGCAGACTCATAACTGATCTCAAGAGTTTCAGTCCATAATCTGCTTCACACATGCCACCAGCTCTAAGCTCCAGCTGTTTTGAGAACCCCCTGTGGCCCTGGCGTAACCCCTGGAGTCATTCAGCTGTGGAGTTTCACAGCTGTCACTGTGCCGTGTGTCCCTGGCACCCACCCTGGGACCACTGGAGGACACAGGATGCTCCTCTGCCACTCAACACACAACTCCTCACACCAGAGCTCAGGAGACTTCCCAGAGACTCTCAGCGCCACAAGGCCGAGGACACACAGGTGAACAGGTCTGGTTTGTGAGCAGGGCAGCGAATCCCCTCTCACACCCAGGATGGGTTGGAAGACTTGCGCTGAGTCCAAAGTTCATCCCAAGCCTGCCAGTGCAGCTCCTACCTTGATGCCCACGTTGGTGTTGTGGATGTCCACCTTGGCCCGCAGGTCTTTGCCGATCCTCTTCTGCCCCAGGAACTTTTTCAGGAACTTGGTGCTGTACTTGAGGTTGTCCCCGCAGACGCCCCACTGCCAGGCCTTGCGGTTCTCCAGGCCCGGGGAGTCGTCGCAGGTGCAGCGCTCCATGCGCCCCGCGCTGCACGCCCGCGCCAGGGAGTGCGTCAGCGCGGCCGAGGACACGGCGTACAGGAAGGCTGTTTCCTTAAAACCTGCGCAGGAGAAGGATTGGGAGatgggaggagcaggaaaggcACCTCCCTggccctcctgcctgcccatggacCAAACCCAAGCACAATAATTAGAAGTACAAAGAGACAAAATTCCTCTGGTGTTCCCGCACCATCCCCCGCAGAGGAACACAGATTGAAGTGACCGGTGTAGTGACACCCCAGTCTCACCCATGACTGGTTCAGTATGGACAAGGGGGGGTGGCAACAGACAAACAGTCCTGGGAAAATACCCAACTGCAAAAAGTGATTGCCACCAAGCTGTTTGTGCCTGGCACGGAGCTGATTGGTGCAATTAGAGACCATCATTGAAATCATGTTGTGGCATAAAATCAGGAAGTCTGTAGTAGAGACTCAAAAAAAGTGTCTTAAAATCCAAGgtgttatttaaaaatgtttttaattggGGCTGTACTAGTATTTTCTATGAAAAGACCACATGTAGTTGGAATGGGAAGGGTTCCGTGTTGAAGGACATCTTGGCAAGAAGGAAAGCTCACACACGTCTGTGGGTTTTCTGAATTCCCTGGAAATTGTCTACTCCCGGGGACTGTGGGGGTGTGTTCTGAAGCTGTTCTCCTCCCCAAAGCAGGATTCCCAGCTTGGCTACAATCCCTGAGGTCATGGTGTGACTATGACACTTTAACCAGGAAACGAAGTACAGTGACTGAATGAAAATTCAGTGTGGAGACATGAGATCACACAGGAATAGGAATGTTGATACCCACAAGATTCACAGAAGTTTCAGAAACTCTGATTGACACAAACCTGACCCaaaccacaaaatatttttttaatttatttatatttacctCCTCTCCTATTCAATCCTGGGGAAAATCTTAATATTTCCTCTAGAGttcatttgcagaaaaaaaaccacaaactacTAATGGGAAATTGCTTAACAAGTCCACAATTTAGGAATTAGTGCAAGGAAGAGAGGGACAGGTGACTGATCAATAGCTCTGAGGGCAGGAATGGGCAAGACTGgccaaaatagaaaaaatttgGTTTATGGAAGAGAGAGCACTTATACATTGCATGGAAGAAAACACAATGAAGCAAACAAATATTCCACATGCGAAAATTCCAAATGTCCTTCCACATGAGAAGGAAAATCTGTTTCCCCCAGTAACAGAAGAGACAACCAGAGAGACTTGATCTAGATTTGCTCTAagccctgcctggagcagaggtTGGAAGCCACCTCTAGAATTCACCAAGTCCAACCTCAAATCTCTCCATCATTCTGTTCCTTCAGAGAACTCCCATCCAGCTGTAATAATAGACCACAACACTGAGTGCTGAGATCTGAGTGATGTCCACCATAAACATGACCAGAGAGCAGGACAAAGAGTTCTCCTGATGGCTGCCagcaagaagaacaaaaaatgtGACTAATCATGAGCATAATGGAGAGGCTTCATTAGCAACTTCAACAGACTTCACAGGAGCTCTTTGGAATTGCAGAATTTTAGGTAAAGATCTACCAGCAGCATGGACATGAGGGGAGAGTCAGGAAAACATGGAGGGGATCAAGGAGGTCAACCAACAGACTGCTTCCTGCCTCACCATTTTGGTTGCTGTAACCACTGGGGCAATAATTTGCAATTCATCTCTCTGGTTGATGATCCTCAATAAAATTTCTCAGGGTACTCTAAAAATAATGGAAGAATATCACCAAATCCACCAAAAGTTTTGTAAAAGCTGGTATGGGACGTGGTCAGTGCAGACTGTGGTGGCAGCACGATGCTCACATTTTCAAACAGTGTCTAACCTACTCCAAAGGAGCTAAGAGAGGGTAACTGATACTTGAGATCCTAAATCTGCTAAATCATTCCAGCAGCCAATCTCCAGATGCTCACCAGATTCCCAACATCCCCTCTGACACACTGATCCCAGAAGAGAGGAGGGCATTCCGGAGGCCCTTTCCCATGCCATGAGGAGCCAGCAGGCCCCGGCGGCTCCACAGCCCCTGCTAAATCTGACTCTGTGGATCACCACATTGCTCCTGCTATTTCTGATGCTTTGGTTTCCCCATGTAAGTCCTGGCCAGTTTTCAGCCCACTGGAAATCGGAGGCCGCTGCTGTGGTCAGGCcactgcagacagcagcaaCTGCAGAGACCCAGCAGACTTTGAAACGTCTCCTTCTCCTTCAAACAAAGCTTCAACATCGCCAGGCTGCCAAATGCTTGTCTGAAAAGTCTAAGATGATTCCCTCTACTTCATCATGAGGACTCAATCACCATTTCATTGCTAATTCACAAAACAAGTGAGGGAAGTTAAAGCTGTCCTTCAGCCCTTGTGGAAtgtggggcagagcagctgctggagctggatttTCAGGAGGACACACCACAGATGGCAGCAATCAGCTCCAAGGAGCACAATTTGGGATCTGAACAGAGGTTTCTCCCTGTGCCCTGGTATCTCTCCTCCcacagtgacagcagagctCCTATCACCACAGGCAGGGAGGCCTGGAGCCGATTCCCGGCTCTCAGGGCCCAGGTTGGGGATGGGTCACTCCCCTGACCCCACTGAGTGTGTTGTGAGGAACAAAATGGAATCTGAAACTCAGTGCAAGGGAAACATCTGAGTGCAGATGTCTCTGCTGGGCAGTTTGGCTGCAAACATCCAGCGCAGAGATGAATTTCAGGaggctgcagcaaagcagctcctgctggtaGGACCTTCCATGTGTCCAAGCCTTGCCCTGAGCTCTCCAGAAGCATTTCTTAGCTCAGCAGCCTATAAATACAGGAGGACTTTAGCTGTGATGGCAGCACTGTTGTGTGCTGTGGTGTGCTCCAGACCACAGGGAGAATTGTAACAGGAGGAGTTTGGCTATGGGGTGACTCTGCCAAAGGAAAGGTGCTCAGGGTCAGAGGCTTTTCAACGCTGTAGTGAAGGAGTGTGAGCATTTCAGAGCAGGTGGAGGAGGCATCTCTCTggaaacaacaacagcaaaaccaaccaaccaaaaaaagctATAGAAGTATAGAAAGATTTAGGGTGGAAGGACTCCCAAGGTCTTTAGAACAaactcctgctcaaagcagggctggctccaatgccagctgcccagggctttGTCCAACTGACTTCTCCAAATCTCCCATCATGGAAATTCCATGTCTGTGAGTCACCACTCCTCTGTTGTACCATTCCTGGATTCCTCGTGACATCAGTGAAACCACTGCTGGAAGGTCAGAGTCCAACCAGCAGGAGGCAAAGAAATGGATTACGGGGTGGAAGGATTGAGCAGGAAATGAGCAGAGAGCTCATTTCTCAAGAAGCATTTTGAGAGTGGCTGGCTCTGACCTCTTCACTAAAGGTATTTATTTCCCCAGATCACTGAGTGCTGGGTGAAATCCTGCTTTACCTGACTTCCAGCAGCCCTTAATGGCACACCCAGGACACCAAAAGGCCATCACTGCTTTGCATGTTTTTATAAAGACACCAAGTGCCCCCATGTAACAAGGTGGCTTGAAATCACTTAAAATCTAACCCTTTCCATGGATCTTTAAAGAAGTGGAGAAGGAATGCAGGAGGACTTTGCGTGGAGAAGGAATGCAGGAGGATTTTGCATGGATCACTGAGGAGTAGTAGCTGTCATAAGTGACAATGGCCACAGAAAGGTTGCAGATTATGCAAAAGGAGTTTCCCAGTTGTACCCAGAGAAGTATCAAGAGCATCAAATGGTGCAGACTGGTAAAATAAATCTGGCATTTCAAGAACCAGAAAACTCTTGgctcattttttgtttgtttgtttggcatCTCtagaagcaggaaaagcacTGATGATCCAGATCAGTCACAGCAGTTTGTCAGTGGTGATTGCAAATTGAGTGTGGCTTTTCACCTCTTACAAAAAtgccccatcccactgggaaggATCTTTTTCACTCTCTTGCACTCTTAAGACCATTTAGGACTGCTAAAAAtgggtatttttctttatggttTCTCTCAGAGCATGGAGATAGCAAATGATTTAAACGTTTCGAAAACGCTTCGTCGCTACCTGGGTGACAGGGGAGAGTTGCATGACCAACAATCTCCAAGAAAATTCCAAGAAATGTCACAAACAGATCAAAAGTGGCAGCTGAAAGCGTTTGTGTTCTTTatgaaagaaacaaaccccTTTGCAAgctaaaggaaaatgagaactgATAATTGCTCCCAGCCAAGTGTCCTGTCACACAGGGGCTGCACACAGCATACCTGGCTGTATTAAATCATCACTTGATCCTTAAGATTCTGTAATAAAAGTTTTCAAACACTTATCCCCATCTGCCAAAACAGGTTTGAAATTACAggtgatattttattttgtcagtcAGGAGCCCATGGAAATGCTAAGGCATGCCACTGCCAGATAATTAAATGTTTTCCAGCTATTTGAAGATGAGGATTATTCAATTGTCATTTTTAAGTTCTTTGAGGTTGATGAAGGTGCAGATGTCAGAAAGACACTCAAAATGATCGTGAACAGCTCCTTCCACCGCCTGCTAAAAAACTCACAGTTGAGCCTTGCAATGAAGAAAATCTGATCTTGTATGTGCTgacttaataaaatattaagctGATACTTAATGTAATAAAAATtgataatttttaaaggaaatattaaaaagtttCGATCCCAATGTTAGTTAAAATTAGCATTGATTTTCATCAAAATTAATATTGGCTTCTTCAggccctttttttaaaaaacattaagtTGCTAAGTATTATCAAAGGACTGAAACTCAAATCTGAAGTCTGAAGTTTAGCAAGTGCTAATAGAAGTTATTGAAGGGCTGAAACTCTGTAACAGTCAGGTTTTGGTTGGAGCAGGACAGGTTTGGCAAACCCTATATGCACTCTCTGGGAACTtttattaagaaataatttcGGTGTCCATCTTCATTGTATTTTTCTCAAGCATTGGAAGGATTTATTATGTTCCCTTCTACCTCAAAGCCAGACCTTATGGGACAATTCTTTCATCTAAAGCATTTTGGGAAACAAGAAACCAGTGGGTCTTCTGTCCACTCTGCCCAAATGTCTCCAAATTTAtgtaaaagaggagagattcgTCAACGTGCACTGAGATGTCTGCATGCAGATAAATAGCTTTTTCAAACAGTAAATAGGTTTAAATTTTGGATTTGAGAATTACAGAGGTTTACACACACGAATACCCAAGGAACTAAAAGGATTCCTTTCTTAGGCTGCCCCCTGACATCAAGCACTGACCCTGCTTTCCCACAGCATCACCCCAGCTGAGGAGGGTGCTCAGGGTAAGGAACTCTGCTCTCAGAGAAGAAGCCACCAGCCAAGGATGTGAACCTCCTCCCACCTTCCAAACCCTCCTCCCGCTTTCCAATCCGTGACAAACCGTGCTGGGAAGATGTGGACAAAGCTTATTTTGTGGTAAAGGAGCCCAAActgcccagctcccactgctgggTGAAACAGAGATCTCGGCACTCCCCGTTCGCCGCCTCTCTTTGCTCCACGTGAGGTTTAATTTGGGACATCCCGGGGGCTGCAGCGAGAGTTTCCCCTCAAACCAACTACCTTGTACCTCTCTTGAGCAGGCTGGGCCGGCCCTCCAGGCTGCAGTTCCAGCGCTCGCTGCGGAACTGGAACTGGCACTCCAGGATCCCGAGGCGGATCGCGTCCCGCAGCGTCTccgccagccccggctccctccgGCACAGCCGCTTCTGCTTGCGggacagctggagcagctcgCACTGCTTCACGTGCCCCttccccggagcagagcccccCGGGGCGCCCAGCGAGGGGAAGTGGGTCAGAGCTTCTTTCCCGGTCAAGCTGGAaggagagaagcaggagaagcGGTGAGTTATGGAAGAGATCCCTGGGATCATTCAAGGTCACGTTGGACAGGAGCTCTGAGCCAccctgaggtgtccctgcccatggcacagggtggTCTTtaaaggtccattccaacccacaGCAGTTtgggattctgtgatgattCTGAGATCAGAGTCATGGAAAAGGTGAAGAAGGGAAGGATATTTAGGAAGCTGCAGGTCGGGGCATTTTAGCAGCTCGGAAGATTAATCAATACAGATTGGTTAGATCTGGTATCCTATTCCCATCACCCACCAGGGCAAAGTCCCAGACTGATGccatggggaggaggagaaaccCACGTCTGTTGTCATCAGCAGCACCGTGGGAATTTCTCTTGGCTCCATGGAGAGAACATGACAACACTCATTCGTGGCTCAGAGGTCAGCAAAAGTCTGGCTTAGGGAAGTTCAGACTGCACCCAGCTCAGTGGGACAGTGCTGGTTATGTCAGTGGTCAATGTTGCTGTTATGTCAGAATAACAACCCTCACCCAGAACCTGGACTTTGCCTGGCAGTGGGATTCCAGCACTGACATCCCAGGAAATGTGATTCCTCTCCCTTTGCCATGCAGTGTCTGTGCTCCCAGGCACCAAAGTTTCCCAAGCTCCTGGCTCAGAGAGAGGAAATAAGGAAGTGGGAGCTGGCACTGAAGAGTTTAAGAGCCTGATGTAATAACACAAATCACTCACTGAAAGCACAGCTGCAACATTCCCAAACTCATGTACCAAACTACTGACTGTCCACATGCCGACAGACCTGCCACCCATGCCAGGCATCCtacctccccaaaatcccttccTTCCAGGCTCCATCCTCATTTTAGTGCCCTCCATCCCAGCTAAACCATCATTCATCCCTTGTCAGATATTTgagacagcagcagtggcttCACTCACTATTTAGACCAATCATCTCCTTCCTAGGAAAGGTGTGATCAGCTCTGAGCCCTTCCCTTTCACAGGGgttcagaagcagcaggagctcagtgCAGAGGCTCGCTGGCTCTGACTCCAGAGGAGTCCCAGGGTATGACCTCaactgggaaaaaacagagaacTGCAAGATAACTGCTCTCTGTTTGTTCTTGCCGTTACAATTCCATATCCCAAGGGCACAGGATATTGGCCAAAAATCCATGAATCCCTTCTCCTGGGGGACAGAGAGAGCAGGCAGTGCTTTAGTCCAGTGGCAAACAGCAAAGCAGGAGCCGTAGGGTGAACACTGAAGTCAGAAATTCAGCCCTTGAGCAGACACAGTTTCACTAAAGGCTGTTGAGCTCCCCCAGATTTGTTGGGGGGGTTGATGAATTTCAAATGGCAGCTGTAAAGCCAAGACTGTGAAGCTCTTTTGTAGCCCAGGGGTGTCTGATTCACATCCAGGTGCTGACTCAGGAAGGAGAACGTGGTGCAAAGGTGTTGCTGAAACCTGtgtgaaagggagaaaaggtggCAAAGGGATCTTCAAGATTTACAGGAGATGTGATGAATGACACGACCCAGGGAAGAGCTGTCCTGGGCAAGCTCAGAGGAACTCTAAAACCAGAGTGGAATTGGTGGGCAAAGGTTAAATACAGAACTGTGGAGAAGAGTCAACACAACTTCTGTGGAAGGTGGTCAGGCCTCTTAAACCTGAAGGAGTCACTGAACAGGCAGACCAAGGACAAGCCAGATGTTACTGTCTGCTTGGACAGGTACAGGTGACAGATTTCCAAAATTGCTTGTGTAAGAACACAGGCTGGATACCTTCCACAGTTCCCACCAGGAGAAGAAGGGATACCAGGAGAACACAGGGCTGTGGAAGCGGGACTGGCCTCCAAGTGAGTAAAGATTATTCCAACCTCTATTATAAAAGAACCAGGGGAAATGACAATAATTTATTAATTGATAGACTTAAAATAAATGAGGCTGTAGTTAAACTTGCAGCCCTTCTCAATGCAGAGCACCAGGAATGCTAAAATATCCATATATTCATACAAACCATGGAAGACAAGTCATAAGGGGACCATTAAACACAAAGATACTTTGCCAAAGGAAATTCTGGATGTGCAGACTGCCAGAAGCTGGAAAAGATTCTGACGGAGCATCTCGGTCTGCCACCCTACTCCTGTTTATGCTTTTGCCTTGGCGTTTGTTATTATCCAGGGCTGGTGAAGGTGGTGAAGCCACATAAACCCTGAGTTCTACAGTCCTGGACAGGGATTATCTCAAGGATGTCCTTTGGCCCAGCAGTGGCCAGTGGGAATTGGGAGAAGGTGGCTTTGCCATTCTCCAGGCTCTGAAGGATGTTGGGTGTTGATATTTGTGGAAGAAaggcaccaaaaaaacccctgaagaATTTGATTCCACTTCCAGAGCAATCTCAATAGTGTAAATACAGCCTGGGACCACACACAGAGATACCGAGTCTAATTCATCATTTTCACCATTCAAAGCAAAAGCTTCACAGGAAAAACACTTCCTAAAACTGGATCCAGCAACACTTTAAATTCTGAAAGAGGTAATGCAGCACCCTGCACAGATAGTTGGTTGCACAGGCAAACTtactaaatatttattattatttttattattattgctgttgttgttgttgaattTCTGAAGTTGCAACATATGGAGTATCTTGCTTTTTCTCTAGAAATGGAGGGCAGAAATAACCAGTTGGAGAGAACAAAGTTAATGAAGTAAGCAGCCAATTAATCCAAGGTTAATCCGAGTGACTAAAGGTACCCAGAACACAGCTGTCTGTGATAGTCTCCCTCGTGCAAACTCTCACACTTGTCACCTGAGGCAGGGCAATGTCAGCAGGAAATAATTATATAAATGACataaattatgtaaataatTCCACCACTGTGTTTGAGGCTCCCAGGATCAGGAGTCACACAGtcagagcacagacacagctcccAAAACTCCTCTCTGACACAACTTTCAATTTAGACAAGCAGAAAGGAATTCAAGGAGGTGCCCAAGGCCATGCAAGTGacagtggcacagctgggagcaggagccacTCTCTGAGCCAGGACAGCCACAGCGATTGCCCGTGTGAGTGGAGGCTCTGCAGGCTCCCACCACAACTGTGTTTTATCAGGGCAGAGCCAACACAGGATCTGATCAAGATCAGAGTACGCAAACATTTGTACaagattaaatataaatatgcagATATCTGCAGTCAGGCAAACTGCATCGTTTTAGATGATTTAGAGTTTATTATCTACAGATCATACAGCAAAGAAAGTGAACTCTTTGAATTAATGCACACCTGCTCGCAATCTGAAAGAACAATAAGGATCTCCAactttatttctctctccttttctgtcTAAGCACTTTGCTAAATTCATCTATTTCCTTTAATCTCCTTccagccacattccagctgcttAAGAGACTTTTAATGAGAGCCTGTTCCTGTGCAATGCCCAATGTCCTCTGGATCTGAAAGGTcttaaaaaccagtaaaaatatGCCTTTCCTACCTCTCCCAACTaaggagaaaaatcaaagcagcCCACAACAGGACTCCATATCTGATTTCAGGCGCCTTTCATGTTCCACAGGAATATCTACACCCCACGGAGAGCTGCAAGAAGCCttcaggaaaggctgagagaatgtGGGACACGACAGATGGAACCAAGGCCTGTGCAGGGCACAAAGGTCCCCAGCTCTCCTCTGTCCCCGGCAGCTCTGTGAAACAGAGTTTTCATCCTTTCACAAACAGCACAGTTTAATCCTCCCCATTTGTCCCTGGATGAAAGGATGGCCTGTGAGTGCTGTGCTGTTGTGACTTATCAGGATGGTTCCTCTGCTTTGTACCCCCACTGCCTGCAAAGGAGGTGCCAGAAATCCCCAGAACATCTGAACTATAAATCTCAAGAATCAATATTGAGATTTAGCAGTTGATATCAAAGCTTTTTACTTTCCTCCGTCAGAGTTGTCATTTCAGCCCCTTGGGCAGGTGTCTCTCTACCTGCTATCCTCCAGGTTTTCTATCAAGTTTCTGCTcctcacaaagagaaaaagcttgAATTAAAACCTCAGGTGAGTTCACATGACATTGTGAGTCAGAATCCTTTGAGATGgattgtttgctgtttgctgccagccctgcctgggagcAGTAACAGATGATGTGTCCAGATCCAgactcattttttaaaaagaattctcACGAAGCTCCACAGAGAACAGGATATAAAATTCCTTCATCACAAGAGCTGCCAGTTTGGGAGGAGAGGCAGTAACCAGGTCAGGCTTCTGCACAGGGTTCTCCATCCTCACCTGCTCTGGGCTCCCACAGTCTGGACATCCTTGGTTTGGCTCCTTCCACCTCCCAGCTCAACCACATGAAATATCTCCATGTGGATCCCGACTCCAGGGCAGTTCCAGGGCTGACAagtccccagcccagggcagcaaCGGGGCAGTTGTTACAGGGGAGAGCAGATTTTCAGTCTAACTCTGGACTGGCCACATTCCCCAGAACCTTCCTGGCATGAAACACTCAACACCCAGTGGGATGGGTTTTTAGAACCTGTGATACACTGAGATAGTGACTGAAGAGATTCTGGGAGCTGAAGAGAATCAAAAAGCATCCATGAAaagcttttccctctgcaatgcgtctgcagccccacagcccctctgctgtTTCACCACAGACTCCATCCTCAGTCTTCCCAAATCTCAGCTGAAagtttccttccctctccatttctgctctttctctctcttttttaataCCCCAGTATTCTGTGTGaccaaaaatgacaaaaatgatGCTGTAACAAACCCTCCTGAAAGAGGATTTGTCCTTTGAGGAACAACAATGCAGCCTGTAAATAATATCAGCATTTAATTATCGGCTcaacaggaagagaaatatcCTCAGAAACCTTTCCAGGTGCACTCAGAACTGGACAGCAGAGTTGCTATTTGAGGTGCATTTGGTCCATTAGATGTATCAGGGAAATGCTGCAATAAAACAGTGCCAAAGAAAGCAATGGAATGTGGGTAACTGGGCTTGCTGGACTTCTCCAGAAGGATACAGGGGATGTGAGGACAGCTTTTTAACGATGATCATATTTACTTTAAGGTATCATTTAACACATTATTCTGTTTCCAAACCTGTGCAAGGCCCAGGTTCAATAGCCCTGCAAGTCACATGCTGTTTTTACTCTCTAACAGccccaaaaaaatccttccATGAGAAAATGAACAATCGTGGCTCTGGCTTTGATGGAGCAGAACCAGCACTAAAGACAGAGGGCACAGGTAGGGCTGAATCAAGAGCAGCTGTGAGCCCAGCCAGCAACATCCTGTGGGATCCCAGGCACCTCGGCAGCCACCAGAGGCATTTCAGGATGAGTTATGAGGAGCAGGGACCAGCCCCAGTCATGGAGCAGGGGCCAGCCTGGCCCATGGATGAGACATGTCCCAGCGTGttccacaaagccaggagaaggCTTTGATCAGGTTTGGTGCTTCCACCTTCCCACCGACCTCCTACCTGGG encodes the following:
- the WNT9B gene encoding protein Wnt-9b: MRSAAKLSRILLLLLLLPPPPAAAYFGLTGKEALTHFPSLGAPGGSAPGKGHVKQCELLQLSRKQKRLCRREPGLAETLRDAIRLGILECQFQFRSERWNCSLEGRPSLLKRGFKETAFLYAVSSAALTHSLARACSAGRMERCTCDDSPGLENRKAWQWGVCGDNLKYSTKFLKKFLGQKRIGKDLRAKVDIHNTNVGIKAVKNGLKTTCKCHGVSGSCAVRTCWKQLSPFHEIGRLLKLRYDDAVKVFSTSNDAVGHSELAGPHRHGHSAKHPALPRPTDLVYVEDSPSFCRPSKYSLGTAGRTCSREGNCDSMCCGRGYNTQSRLVTFSCHCQVQWCCYVECQQCMQEEVVYSCKQ